ATTTAAAGCTGAAAACAAAGCTGAAGAAAAAAGCTTTTGGAAAGAACAAAAAGCTTATGAAAAGAACTTAAAGAAAACTGACAAACAAGCTTATAAAGCGTACATCCAAGGGAAACGCGATGCTTACGCCGAGCATTACGAACACTGCAATCACCATTGTCACCACGGTGATTATTATTACAACTATGCTTCATATTACTATTACAGGCACAATAGTTACTATTCACGCCGCTCTCAACAACGAAGTTTAAATACTCGAGTAAATGTTAGCACACCAAGCGTTCGCTTAGGGATTTTTTAAGCATAGTGCAAAAAAAATAGGCTATCCAAAATGAAGGATAGCCTATTTTCATTACCATATTTTATGACCGCTAAGCATCAATATTCGCGTAAACGGCATTTTTCTCAATAAAATCTCGACGTGGTGGCACCTCATCGCCCATTAACATAGAGAAAATCCTATCGGCTTCGGTACCATTATCAATTTGCACCAAACGTAGCGTTCTAAAGTCTGGATTCATAGTGGTATCCCAAAGTTGCTCGGCGTTCATCTCACCTAAACCTTTGTAACGTTGAATACCTGCACTACCTCCCATTTCTTCAACAATAGCATCGCGCTCTTTATCACTCCAAGCGTACTGTTTTTTTGCACCCTTTTTAATCAAATATAGTGGTGGTGTAGCAATGTATATGTGCCCGTTTTCAATTAACTCCCTCATGTATCTAAAGAAGAACGTCAATATTAAAGTAGCAATATGGCTACCATCAATATCGGCATCACACATGATCACAATTTTGTGATAACGCAATTTTGAAAGGTTTAGGGCTTTACTATCTTCCTCCGTACCTATGGTTACACCTAGCGCTGTAAAAATATTTTTAATTTCTTCATTTTCAAAAACTTTATGCTGCATGGCTTTTTCAACGTTTAGGATTTTACCCCTTAACGGAAGAATGGCCTGAAAATTTCTATCTCGGCCTTGTTTTGCCGTTCCACCTGCCGAATCACCCTCTACTAAGAACACCTCGCATTTTGTTGGGTCTTGCTCAGAGCAGTCGGATAATTTTCCAGGCAAGCCGCCAATGCTCATGGCTGTTTTACGCTGTACCATTTCGCGGGCTTTCTGAGCGGCGTGACGCGCTTGAGCTGCTAAAATTACTTTTTGAACAATGGTTTTGGCATCATCAGGATGCTCTTCCAAATAGTCGGTAAGCATTTCAGAAACCGCTTGACTAACGGAAGCAGACACCTCTCTGTTGCCCAATTTGGTTTTGGTTTGCCCCTCAAACTGAGGCTCGGCAACTTTTACCGAAACAATAGCTGTTAAGCCTTCACGGAAATCATCACCCGAGATGTCAAATTTCAACTTATCTAGCATTCCAGATTCATCGGCATACTTCTTCAAAGTATGCGTTAAACCACGACGGAACCCAGACAAATGTGTACCTCCTTCATGTGTATTAATATTATTTACGTATGAATGTAAATTCTCAGCGTAAGAGGTATTATAAACCATGGCCACCTCTACAGGCACACCATTTTTTTCACCTTCAAAAGCAATCACATCTTGCATTAGAGGCTCTCTCGTCGCATCTAAATACTTAATAAATTCTTTTAAACCTTCTTCAGAATGAAATGTTTCCCCTTCAAAAGAACCATCTTCTTTTTTATGCCTTCTATCAACTATATGTACAGTAATACCTTTATTTAAAAAGGCCAACTCACGCATACGGCTAGCTAAAGTATCGTAACTGTACTCTAGCGTTTGCTGAAAGATAGTGGGATCTGGCTTAAAGGTAACGATAGTTCCTCGCTTATCGGTTTCACCAATAGATTTTACAGGGTATAACGGTTTTCCACGCTCATACTCCTGTTCCCAAATTTGTCCGTTACGATAAACCGTAGCTTTTAAATGCTCAGACAAAGCATTAACACAACTTACACCAACGCCGTGCAAACCACCAGAAACCTTATAGGAATCTTTATCAAATTTACCTCCAGCACCAATTTTGGTCATAACAACCTCCAGCGCCGAAACACCTTCTTTTTTATGTAAGTCTACCGGAATACCACGACCATCATCTTCTGTGGTAATAGAATTATCTTCATTAATGGTTACGGTAATATTGTTACAATGCCCGGCAAGTGCCTCATCAATGGAGTTATCGACAACCTCATATACCAAGTGGTGCAAACCGCGCACACCAACATCTCCAATGTACATGGATGGACGCATGCGCACATGTTCCATACCCTCGAGGGCCTGAATACTATCCGCCGAGTACCCCTCTTTGTTAAATTCTTCTTTTGCTTCGCTCATATTAGCTTTTATCTTAATTATAAGTTAGATGTTTTCACAAAAAAAGATGCCTCTAAGCATCCTTTTGAATACAAACAAATATACGAAATTTTCACCCCTTTTTAAAGTATTTCATCGACGTTGCTATAAAATTATCAACATTTGTTGATTACTTAAAAACACCTTAAAACGCCTAAAACGCACCTTAAAATGAATCTCGAGAGATTTCAACCCTCTTAATCCAAGCCAAAAAACGTTAAACCTCATAACGCGGCTTATTTGAAGTTGCGTTAAAGATAAATCCAACTAAAATCCGCCTTTAAAACGGCTAGTCTTTGCTATTTTTACTTTAACAGGAAAAAACAGAATTATTGCAACAAACATGATGTATATCACTTTTTAGTACAATAGTTCAACTTAATTTTGCAATGCATTAATGAACCAAACATGAAACTTAAAAAAAGAGCCTTTATTTTTTTGTTAGCGATAGTGCTAATTTTACCGGCATTAGCCGTTGGTCAAAACGAAAAATTCAAACCGACTTTTAAATGGAATCTTACATCACAGTTTTGGTTTAGGTATTCCGATTTAAACGAAGGCTCCATCATTCACGGCGAACCCACCTCAGAATTTTTAGATATTTCAATCAGGAGACTACGCATTCCTATATCAGCTCAAATCTCGCCTAAAGTTTACGCCTACGCTATCTTTGGCGGCAACAACTACAACTTTAAGGGGGATGATTTCCCTATTGAAGTCTTAGACTTATATGTCGAATACGCCTTCGCAAAATATTTAGAAATTGGCATGGGCAAATCGGGTTGGCAAGGCTTAAACCGCTGGAACATTCGGTCCAGCAAAACCTTAATGGGTCTGGATTCCCCGCTTTTTACTTTAAATTCTGTCCAAATTAATGATGACGTTGGTCGTTTATTTGGAGTATGGGTTAAAGGTCAAGCTGGAAATTTTGATTACAGAATGGCTTTTAACCGCCCTTTTTATGTAAAAGCTATCCCAGATGGTGCTGTAAATTTTGCCAATAACAAACCCAGGGTGAAAACCTCGGCCTATGTAAAATACCAGTTCTTTGAGCACGAATCGAATAAATCTGCCTATCAAACCGGCACCTACATGCAAAAGAAAAAAGTACTTAATATCGGTACAGGGTTTCAGTTTCAGCCGGAAGCTATGAGCGATGGCGATGCCCGTCTCCCCGAAACGAACATTTATGATATCACACACTTTTCGGCCGATTCGTTTTTAAATCTACCTTTGGCCAACGGCAATGCCATAACCGCCTATTTAGGTTACTTTGATTACGATTTTGGTAAAGATTACATTAGAAATGTTGGTGCCAACAACCCCACAACAGGTGGCGGATCAGATTTTAATGGTTCGGGGGTAGCCTTCCCCATGATTGGTACAGGCACAACATGGTACGGACAATTCGGATACGCTTTTAAGGAAACTAAAATCTTTAACCACATGGCCATCATCCAACCCAATATTGCCATACAACATTCTAATTGGGATATTTTGAACGACAACATGACTGTTTACGACTTTACTGTTAACTTTTTTGTAAACGGCTCGCACGATGATAAAATTAGCTTGGGCTACCAACACCGCCCTATTTTCGACGCAGCTGCTTTACAACAAAAAGATTATAAGGGAATGGCCGTTTTACAGTATCAAGTTTCGTTCAAATAACTTGAACGATGAGCTTAAAAAAACAAAATCAATCACAAGCATCTTTACTTAAAAACCCTGTAAATAATAACATGGTTTTTTAAAAATTCAGCAATATCGAATAGGTTATCTATAAAAATAGTGCTTAGTACATTATTTCTACATATATTTGAGCCGCAAATCGATATGATGAACAATAATAACAATAATAATTTCAATAATCCTATTTTTTAGGGTTGGAAGGTTGTTGTTTAAAAAATATATAAAGCCTTCCGAATACGGAGGGCTTTTTTTAATCTAAAAAATTAAGACATGAGCAAAATTATGACAGTCGATGTATTGTCTAGTATTAAGGGAGCAAAGCCCAGTGAGGCCGTTAATAAGTTGTTTGAGGTGATTAAAAACGCCAATGCAACAAACGATGTTGCTTCTAACCTTCATAATAGCGTGTCGTTGGATGATTTAAGAGACGATGTGGTTATAAGTAGCCCAGATTCCGAAAAACAAATCATCATTGAAAATTTCCCTAAAGAAAAGAACGGCTTTTTAGTGGTTTCTAAAGTCATTGAAGAATAATTATGGATTCGCAGATACGCAAAATTCACCAACAACTGGTTAACAAAGAGATTACTTGCACCCAATTGGTTCAAGACAAATTAGACCTTTTAGCAAAAAACAGCCATAATACCGTAAACAGCCTTTTAATTGATATTGCCCTAAAGTTAGCGGCAAAAGTTGACGATAAGATAGGTAACGGCGAAGACATTGGCCTATTAGAAGGCATTCCATTTGGCATTAAAGATGTTTATATGGTACAGGGCACGATTACAACGGCGAGCTCAAAATTGCTAAAAGACTATAAATCGGCCTACACGGCCACGGCCATCCAAAAATTATTGGATGCTGGCGCTATTCCTATCGTCAAAGAAAATTGCGATAGTTTTGGGCACGGTTCATCAAGTGAAAATACCATTTTTGGCGCTGTAAAGAATGCGATTAATCCGGAGTTGGTTGGTGGTGGCTCCAGTGGTGGTTCGGCCGTTAACGTGGCCTTAGATTACACGGTATTCTCGATTGGAGGTGATACTGGTGGTTCAGTTCGCCAGCCAGCAGGATACAATCATGTTTATGGTTTGAAACCTACCTACGGGCGCATTTCACGTTACGGATTAATGGCCTACGCGTCTTCTACAGATTGTGTTGGCCCGATTGCAAAATCGGTTGAAGATATTCGTATCGTGCTGAACGTAATGAGTGGAAAAGATGGAAAAGACCAAACCACTTATTCTTCCACTGAAATCTTAGAAGAAAGCCTTTCAACGTCCGAAGGTATAAAAGCTATTGGTTACTTTAAAAATTTTATTGAAAGTGACGCCATCGATGCCCAAGTAAAATCTGACTTTCTTTCAGGCATTGAAAAAATAAAAGCAAAAGGTATTGAAGTTAAAGTTTTGGATTTCTTTGAATCGAATACACTGGTTTCAACATATTACACCTTAGCTATGGCCGAAACAGCCTCTAACCTATCGCGGTTAGATGGCACCAATTACGGCAACCGCATTGAGGCCGAAAATTTGAAAGAAACTTACGCCGTAACCCGTTCTGAGAATTTCTCAGAAGAAACCAAAAGAAGGATTGTAGGTGGAAACCAAGTACTGTCACAAGGATTTTCAGATGAAATCTACTTAAAAAGCTTAGCACTTCGTGATGCCATCGCCAATAATTTCGAGGAAGATTTTAAAGCGGTCGATATCATTATTTCGCCCGTTACGCCAAGCGCACCGCCTAAAATTGGCGATAGCTTAAAAGACCCATTGGCCATGTATTTAAGCGATGCCTACACGGTAGGATTCAGTTTGGGGCAACTGCCCACATTAACTGTTCCGCAAGGCACCGAAACAGGACTGCAAATTACGGCCTCAAAAAACAACGACGAACTTGTTTTGAAGTTTGCTAACTTCTTAAAAGACACTTTATAATGGAACTGGAGCAAATAAACGCGCTACTAAAAAAATACGAACTAGAATTAGTCATCGGACTAGAAACCCACGTTCGCTTAAATACTAAAACCAAACTGTTCTGTTCTTGCGCAAATGAAGAAACAGAAACCCCAAACCAAAACATCTGCCCGGTATGTACCGGACAAATGGGTGTGCTTCCCGCGGTGAACAAAGAGGCGGTTAAAAAAGCCATTTATTTTGGAAAGGCCGTTAAATCAACATTTGAAAACGAAGTCATTTCTTGGGACAGAAAGCATTACGAGTACCCCGACAACCCAAAAAATATTCAAATCACGCAATTCCACAACCCCATTATACCTGATGGGCAAGTATCATGTTTTAGAAATGACGGTTCGCAATTTACAGTAAATTTAACCCAAGTTCACATTGAAGAAGATGCCGCGAAATTGATGCATGAAAAGAAAATCTCGTTAGTCGATTTCAATAAAGCGGGCGTACCCTTAATTGAAATTGTTACCGAGCCTTGTATTCGCCACATTGAAGATGCTTCAACCTATGCACAGTACATTCAGCGTATTGTTCAAAACTTAAAAATTTCTGACGCCAACCTTGAAAAAGGGGAATTTAAATCGGATGTATCCGTTTCACTCCGTAAAAAGCACACTTACGACCTAAACCCGCGTACCGAGATTAAAAACCTCAACTCATTTAAATTTATGGTCGATGCTTTAAAGGAAGAAGTCGAGAAACAACTCAACTATTATTTGGAGCACAAAACGTTTAGGCCCGACCAGACCACCGTGCTTTTCGATGCCGATTTAAAGCAAACCAAAACCATGCGTAAAAAGGAATTCGAGGCCGATTACCGATTTATTTCGGAGCCCGACCTTCCTTTTGTAAATATAAAAAGCGCGATTGAATCGATTAATGTCGATATTAGCGCCCTACCCTTTGCTGTTGAACGGGTTTTAATAAATGGTGGTGTTTTGCCACAAGATGCCAAATTTTTTACCGCTGATGCATTGCGTTCTAAAACCTTTATGCAAATAAACGAGGTAATAAAAGACCCGTCGTTTGTTGCTAAAACTTTGGTTAATAATATTGGTGCTGAAGACTATGGCGATATTCATCGCATCGAACATTTAATTGAAATTTTCCAATTGTTCAAGGCTGAAAAAATCACATCGGTTTTAGTCCAAAATGCGATAACCGCCTATTTAAAAGATAGACACTTCGATTATAACAAGTATTTTGATGACAACACCATTTCTAAAGAAAAAATAGAAGCGGCCATAACCCAAGTCATTTCAGAAAACGAAGCTATTGCCAACGACATTAAGGCTGGAAACCAAGGCAAAGCTGGTATTTTGGTTGGAAAAGTCATTAAAATTATTGGCAAGGGCGCTTCAGGAAAAGTCATTCGTGAGGGTATTTTAGGTCAGCTTTCTGGCGAAGTTAAAAGTCAAGAACCTCAAACTAAAGGTGAAGTTTCAAAAGCTAAAGGCCAAAAAGGAGAAACCAAAGAGGAAGAAGTCCTGCCGCAAATACCCATCGTGGTAAAAGACGAGTACCGCACGCACACAATCATCGACATTTCCGATGAAAACATCAACGACACCGTAACATTCTCAGGTTGGGTTTCTAGTGTGCGTGACCACGGTGAGCTTATTTTTATCGATTTGCGCGATTCAAGTACCGAAAAATTCCAAGTGCGATTAAGTCGGGAGTCATTCCCTAATTTAGATGAATTGGTACGTTTAAAACCTGAATCGGTGATTACCGTTTCCGGTAAAATCGTGCAACGAAAAGAAGACGATTACAACCCAAGTTTACGTACCGGAAAAATTGAATTGGAAGCTACCGAACTGGATATTTTAAACCTTTCGAAAACGCTTCCGTTTGAAATAAAACGTGCGACCAAAACCAATGAGAACACTCGTTTTCAATATAAATATTTAGACCACCGAAACGAAGATGTGCGCCGCGTTATAGTAAATCGACATAAAGTGATTAAACTGATGCGCGATATTTTGGACGAAGAAAATTTCCTTGAAATTGAAACGCCCATTTTAAGTGCTGGAACAGATGAAGGGGCGCGTGAGTTTATTGTACCTTCACGTAAACAAGCTGGCGCTTTTTACACCCTTCCTCAGGCACCACAGCAGTTCAAACAAATGCTGATGGTAAGTGGCTACGAAAAGTATTTCCAATTGGCCCGCTGTTTTAGGGATGAAGATTCGCGTGGCGACCGACAACCCGAATTTACACAGTTGGATATTGAAATGGCCTACGCTAGTATGCAGCAAATTATCGATTTGAACACTAAAATGTTCAACGACATTGTTCAGAAAATATATGGCAAAAAATGGATTTTACATCCGTTTGAAGTACTCTCCTACAAACAAGCGATGGATGAATATGGCTGCGACCGCCCCGATTTACGCTTTGGTTTAAAGCTACAGGATATTACCGATATTGTAAAAGACACGACCTTTCAGGTATTCAGTAAACCCATTGAGGAAGGCGGTATTGTAAAATGTATAAAAGTATCGGCGGAAGAGCAGGGCAAAAAGCGCCTTTCAAAAGGACAAATTGAAAAACTAACAGGCATTGCCCAACAGCATGGTTTAGGTGGATTGGCATATATTATCGTCAACGAAAACGATTTGCAATCGCCCATCATCAAGTTTTTAGGTGAAGCTATTGCGGCCGGAATCATTAAAACCACTAACGCCCAGGTTGGCGATATTGTGTTCTTTTCGGCTGCCGATTACGCCACGGCCAACAAAGCCTTGGATGCCGTTCGGCAGGAATTGGGCAGTATGTTACGACTCATCAATCCGAAGGAACTGCGCCCAGCGTGGGTGATTGATTTCCCGATGTTCGAAAAAACCGATGAAGGCCGTTGGACCTTTACCCACAACCCCTTCTCGATGCCTGCCGTTTACGACATTGAAAAACACATGAATGGGAAGGAGGAGGAAATTGGCAGCATCATTGCCCAACAATACGACCTTATTTTAAACGGTTACGAAATTGGTGGCGGTTCTGTACGTGCCCATAAACCCGAAATTTTAGAAGCCACTTACAAAAACATGGGCTACAACAAAGAAGAGATGCTTAAAAGTGTTGGCACCATGTACAAAGCCTTCCATTACGGGGCGCCACCACACGGTGGTATTGCTTGGGGCGTAGACCGATTGATGATGATTTTAGAGAAAAAAGCATCGATTAGAGAAGTGATGGCCTTCCCAAAAACAGGAACGAGCGACGATTTATTGTTTGGTGCGCCATCACTACTTTCCGATAAAAAAGTGGAGGAAATGAATGTAAAAGTGATGCGAAAATAGTTGCTTTTTAAATAGCGATACTTTATAAATTAGGAATCCCGACATGAATTTGTCGGGATTTTTTTATGGTTATAATTGATTATATTTACAGGATAACAGCAACAAAAAACTTTTGATATCCTGACTTATTTACGGGATATCGGTAATAAAAGTTTGGATATAACAAGTTGGCTACAATAAAAACAAATAGATGAAAAGAATTTATTCTACACTATTAATTATTTTTCTATTGATTAGTTGTTCAAAAGAAAATTCCATAAACGAAACTAATCAGGAACTGGAAGAACCGGAAAAACAAATAGAAAATCAGCCCCCAAGTAATTTTAATGTTGAACTTGTAAATATTTCACATGACAGCGCAATAATTAATTGGAGCGAGTCTACTGACCCAGACAACGATGCAGTGACATATGATGTTTACTTAAATCAAGTATTAATAATTGAGAACATTTCTGAACTCACTTATCAGTTTATTGGCCTTAAGGAATTAACCAACTATTCTGGAAAAATAGTTGCAAAAGATACCAGCAATAATCATACAGAAGTCACTTTTTCGTTTGGTACAGAAAAATACTATTTAAAATATATTAAGAAATACGATTATGGTCAATATGATTATGGGCCGAATGGTTATGCTCATGGTAATCCATATCATATGATAAAAACTTCAGATAGCAACTATCTTATTTTAGGGAAATCAAGTAACAATGGAAATGGTTATCGGCTTTTTGCCTTAAAAATTAACTATGATGGTGATGAAATTTGGAGGGCTTATTTCAACCATATCTCTCATACTTCAGCTACACCAAAAGTAATCGAACATTCGAATGGATTTTTAATAAATTCTAACGATACTTTGATAAATATCGATTGGGAAGGAAATACGGTATGGTCTAAAAATATTCAGGATATTATCAGTAACCCTATATTTATTTCATCTGTGAATCTTGATAACGAAGGGAATTTCTACCTCGCTGGCATAAGAAATTCAGGATTTCATCAAGGCAATGAAGGTGTCTTATTAAAAATAAGCTCAAATGGGATTCCAATTTGGGAAAAAACATTAAAAATATCATTGTATGATGCTTTTAAAGATGTGGTAATTAATTCTCAAAATGAAATTTATGTTTTGGGCACGTCTGAAACTAAAGGAGCTACTTGGGATGACCATGTTTCTGGTGACTCTTCTTTGAAAGAGATTGATTTTTTGGTAGTAAAAATGAATAATCAAGGAGATATTATATGGCAAAACACTTTCGGCGATGGAAGACACGATTTTCCAAAGCAAATAATAATCAAAAGTAACAACAATATAGTGTTCGCTGGTTTTAGCTGGGGAGCATATGATATAAGTGAGGGTAGAATATTTGAAATCGATGCCGATGGTACTGAAATATGGAATATTTCTAATGAATTATCTTCAACTTTTTCTATTGCTGAAACCTTGGATGGGGGTTTCATTACTACGGGGCATGTTGATTTTGGTTATTATGGGGCATTAGGAATTTATAAATTTACCAGTAATGGTATTGAAGAATGGAACAAGAAGTATCAAGAGACTTTCACATATTTATATGGTCGTTCAATATTAATTGAAAATGACGGAGGATATCGTGTTGCAGGTAGTTTGAGTAAGAATTATTATTATGGTGAAGAAAAACCAGAGCTATTAATTTATAAAACTGATTCCGAAGGAAATTATAAATAAAATAAAATTATTGTAGCCAACAACGGATTACAAATAAAAAGCGTCAATTCATAAAACGCCCAAACTTTAACATAATCCCCACACTTTTATAAAAACTTTAAAGGTTTTTAGGCTTAACTTTAAAACATTAAAAACCACTAAAATTATTAGAATGAAACAGACGAAAAAAGTAACCACAATGATTATCTGTGTTTTTGCTTTGCTGCTTTCGGGCAATGTTATGGCACAGAAGTTTGCAAATTTGGACAAAAGTCCGTTGGACATAAGCTACTACCGTACCAGCCGTAATGCCACGCCCATGGTCAAAGTGATTTACAGCCGTCCACAATTAAAAGGAAGGGATTTAAGCCAATTGGCCCCCAATGGCAAAGTTTGGAGAACGGGTGCCAATGAAGCTTCCGAAATTAAATTTTACCAAGACATCCAATTTGGAGGTGAAACTGTTAAAGCGGGCACTTATTCGTTATACACCATTCCTGGAGAAAACGAATGGACCATTATTTTAAGCAAAGACACCGATGTTTGGGGTGCTTACGGTTACAAAGAAACTAATGATGCTTTACGCATTAAAGTTCCTGTAAGCAGCGGCGAATCGATAGAAGCGTTTTCAATTGCCTTTGATGACGGCAAAATGGTTTTAGCCTGGGACACAGTTAGGGTTTCCATTCCCGTAAGTATTTAATACATATATTATTATAAAAACAATAAAGCCTTGATTAATCAAGGCTTTTCTTTTATTTATCATCGTTATTATCGTTAGCTTCAGACATATAATACAGGCGCTTTAAGCTCTTCTTAAGCAGGGTAAATCTGTAAACTCCAATCACAAAAAATATAATACTGAATACCAATGAGGCCAATGCCAAATATTCAAAATTAGGATAATTCTTTATTTGGAAAAGTGCAATACTGCCCAAAAGCAAATACAACGACGATCTGATATAGGACAGCAAAGTGCGTTCATTCGCCAAACGGGTGCGCTCGATAGCCAAATAATCTCTAAGAATAACTTCTTGATCGGGTTTAAAATCGCGCCCAAAACGTAGAAGTTTCATTTTTTTCAACTTTACAGGTGCTTTCATAAGCGATTGCTATTTTGATTGTACACCTAAAAATAAGCAAAAATTTAAGGAATATTCAAATACTTGTGGGTTTGCAGAGAAACTTTCCAATTGGGGTGTTTCATCACATAATCTACAATCAGCGGAATCATTTTATCACGCTTGCTCCACTCGGGCTGTAAATACAAAATACAATTATCGTTTACTTTGGCAGCCTGTTCTTCGGCAAAACGAAAATCGTCTTTATTGTAAATAATCATTTTTAGCTCATGAGCCTTGGCGTAAACCTCATCAGTAGGCAATTTCATTTTTTTGGGCGATAAACATATCCAATCCCACTGCCCTGTTAATTTATAGGCACCCGAAGTTTCAATATGAATCTTCAGCCCCTCTTCCTTTAATTTTGAAGTCAGAAAGGTCATATCCCAAGTTAAAGGCTCACCACCCGTAACGACAATAGTATCACTATATTTTTTGGCATTTTCAACAATCTTGGTGGTTTGGGTTGGCGGGTGCAATTTGGCATTCCAGCTTTCTTTTACATCGCACCAATGACAGCCTACATCGCAGCCTCCAATCCTAATAAAAT
This genomic stretch from Flavobacteriaceae bacterium GSB9 harbors:
- a CDS encoding DUF2911 domain-containing protein, translating into MKQTKKVTTMIICVFALLLSGNVMAQKFANLDKSPLDISYYRTSRNATPMVKVIYSRPQLKGRDLSQLAPNGKVWRTGANEASEIKFYQDIQFGGETVKAGTYSLYTIPGENEWTIILSKDTDVWGAYGYKETNDALRIKVPVSSGESIEAFSIAFDDGKMVLAWDTVRVSIPVSI
- a CDS encoding fibronectin type III domain-containing protein, producing the protein MKRIYSTLLIIFLLISCSKENSINETNQELEEPEKQIENQPPSNFNVELVNISHDSAIINWSESTDPDNDAVTYDVYLNQVLIIENISELTYQFIGLKELTNYSGKIVAKDTSNNHTEVTFSFGTEKYYLKYIKKYDYGQYDYGPNGYAHGNPYHMIKTSDSNYLILGKSSNNGNGYRLFALKINYDGDEIWRAYFNHISHTSATPKVIEHSNGFLINSNDTLINIDWEGNTVWSKNIQDIISNPIFISSVNLDNEGNFYLAGIRNSGFHQGNEGVLLKISSNGIPIWEKTLKISLYDAFKDVVINSQNEIYVLGTSETKGATWDDHVSGDSSLKEIDFLVVKMNNQGDIIWQNTFGDGRHDFPKQIIIKSNNNIVFAGFSWGAYDISEGRIFEIDADGTEIWNISNELSSTFSIAETLDGGFITTGHVDFGYYGALGIYKFTSNGIEEWNKKYQETFTYLYGRSILIENDGGYRVAGSLSKNYYYGEEKPELLIYKTDSEGNYK
- a CDS encoding 7-carboxy-7-deazaguanine synthase QueE, which translates into the protein MDKAIQLLVNKGEMLPLMEEFYTIQGEGFHKGTAAYFIRIGGCDVGCHWCDVKESWNAKLHPPTQTTKIVENAKKYSDTIVVTGGEPLTWDMTFLTSKLKEEGLKIHIETSGAYKLTGQWDWICLSPKKMKLPTDEVYAKAHELKMIIYNKDDFRFAEEQAAKVNDNCILYLQPEWSKRDKMIPLIVDYVMKHPNWKVSLQTHKYLNIP
- a CDS encoding DUF202 domain-containing protein, with amino-acid sequence MKAPVKLKKMKLLRFGRDFKPDQEVILRDYLAIERTRLANERTLLSYIRSSLYLLLGSIALFQIKNYPNFEYLALASLVFSIIFFVIGVYRFTLLKKSLKRLYYMSEANDNNDDK